The following are from one region of the Shinella sp. PSBB067 genome:
- a CDS encoding complex I NDUFA9 subunit family protein, producing the protein MTLSNLPPLVTVFGGSGFVGRHVVRALARRGYRIRVAVRRPDLAGFLQPIGGVGQISFVQANLRYRQSVDRAVEGSDHVINCVGVLFEAGRNTFDAVQDFGARAVAEAARAVGAKLTHISAIGADENAASTYARTKGRGEAAVLRTLPDAVILRPSIVFGPEDGFFNKFATMARYAPALPLIGGGHTKLQPVYVADVAEAVARCVDGTVERGRIYELGGPEVLTFRQCLETMLRIVDRKNPLVSLPFAIASLIGSVASLIPFVKPPLTADQVTLLRSDNVVSEAARKEGRTLEGLGIEPILAEAILPSYLVRYRPQGQFTKIDRAA; encoded by the coding sequence ATGACCTTGTCCAACCTTCCGCCGCTCGTCACCGTCTTCGGCGGCTCGGGCTTCGTCGGGCGTCATGTGGTGCGCGCGCTGGCGCGGCGCGGCTACCGCATCCGCGTCGCCGTGCGGCGTCCCGACCTTGCCGGCTTCCTGCAGCCGATCGGCGGCGTCGGCCAGATCTCCTTCGTCCAGGCGAACCTGCGCTACCGCCAGTCCGTCGACCGCGCGGTCGAAGGCTCCGACCATGTCATCAACTGCGTCGGCGTGCTCTTCGAGGCCGGCCGCAACACCTTCGACGCGGTCCAGGATTTCGGCGCGCGCGCGGTGGCGGAAGCCGCCCGTGCGGTCGGCGCGAAGCTGACCCACATCTCGGCCATCGGCGCGGACGAGAATGCCGCCTCGACCTATGCCCGCACCAAGGGGCGGGGCGAAGCCGCCGTGCTGCGGACCCTCCCGGATGCCGTCATCCTGCGGCCGTCCATCGTCTTCGGCCCGGAAGACGGCTTCTTCAACAAGTTCGCCACCATGGCCCGCTATGCGCCGGCCCTGCCGCTGATCGGCGGCGGCCATACGAAGCTGCAGCCGGTCTATGTCGCCGACGTCGCCGAAGCCGTCGCGCGCTGCGTGGACGGCACGGTCGAGCGCGGCCGGATCTATGAGCTCGGCGGGCCGGAGGTGTTGACCTTCCGCCAGTGTCTGGAGACGATGCTGCGCATCGTCGACCGCAAGAACCCGCTCGTCTCGCTGCCCTTCGCCATCGCCTCGCTGATCGGCTCCGTCGCCTCGCTCATCCCCTTCGTCAAGCCGCCGCTGACGGCCGACCAGGTGACGCTGCTGCGCTCGGACAACGTGGTTTCCGAGGCCGCCCGCAAGGAAGGCCGCACGCTCGAAGGCCTCGGTATCGAGCCGATCCTCGCCGAGGCGATCCTGCCGAGCTATCTCGTGCGCTACCGCCCGCAGGGCCAGTTCACGAAGATCGACCGCGCGGCCTGA
- the queG gene encoding tRNA epoxyqueuosine(34) reductase QueG, which translates to MSGDDRLRRRLTDFVKAEAADKGFDLCRITGPDSIPQAPARLADFLSAGYHGTMDWMAETEARRADPRVLWSDVRSVILFGMNYGPEHDPRAVLAMPDRAAISVYAQNRDYHDIIKGRLKEVATRFAARGGADVKVFVDTAPVMEKPLAAAAGLGWQGKHTNLVSRTHGSWLFLGSLFTTADLLRDEPERDHCGSCRACLDACPTDAFPAPYKLDARRCISYLTIEHKGPIEPAFREQIGNRIYGCDDCLAACPWNKFAAAASEIKLVARQELKAPRLADLLALDDPTFRTHFSGSPVKRIGRDRFVRNVLIAAGNSGDRSLIDPCIRLADDAAPVVRGMAAWALSRLMTASEFTEFAAGRADDADEGVRAEYARAKAER; encoded by the coding sequence ATGTCGGGCGACGACAGGCTCCGGCGCCGCCTGACCGATTTCGTCAAGGCGGAGGCGGCGGACAAGGGCTTCGACCTCTGTCGAATCACCGGTCCGGATTCTATTCCCCAGGCGCCGGCACGGCTCGCCGACTTCCTTTCCGCCGGCTACCACGGCACGATGGACTGGATGGCGGAGACCGAGGCGCGCCGGGCCGATCCGCGCGTCCTTTGGAGCGACGTGCGTTCCGTCATTCTCTTCGGCATGAACTACGGGCCGGAGCACGACCCGCGCGCCGTGCTCGCCATGCCCGACCGGGCGGCGATCTCCGTCTATGCGCAGAACCGCGACTATCACGACATCATCAAGGGCCGGCTGAAGGAAGTGGCGACGCGCTTTGCCGCCCGCGGCGGGGCGGACGTGAAGGTCTTCGTCGATACCGCGCCCGTGATGGAAAAGCCGCTTGCCGCCGCCGCCGGTCTCGGCTGGCAGGGCAAGCACACCAACCTCGTCAGCCGCACGCACGGCTCCTGGCTCTTCCTAGGCAGCCTCTTCACCACCGCCGATCTCCTGCGCGACGAGCCGGAGCGCGACCATTGCGGCTCGTGCCGGGCCTGCCTCGACGCCTGCCCGACCGATGCCTTCCCGGCGCCCTACAAACTCGATGCGCGGCGCTGCATCTCCTACCTCACCATCGAGCACAAGGGGCCGATCGAACCCGCGTTCCGCGAGCAGATCGGCAACCGCATCTATGGCTGCGACGATTGCCTTGCCGCCTGTCCCTGGAACAAGTTCGCCGCCGCCGCCTCCGAGATCAAGCTCGTCGCCCGCCAGGAGCTGAAGGCGCCGCGCCTTGCCGATCTCCTGGCGCTCGACGACCCGACCTTCCGCACGCATTTCTCCGGCTCGCCCGTCAAGCGCATCGGCCGCGACCGCTTCGTGCGCAACGTGCTGATCGCCGCGGGCAATTCCGGCGACCGCAGCCTGATCGACCCATGCATCCGCCTTGCCGACGACGCCGCGCCCGTGGTGCGCGGCATGGCCGCATGGGCGCTTTCCCGCCTGATGACGGCTTCCGAATTTACGGAATTTGCGGCAGGAAGGGCGGACGACGCGGACGAGGGCGTGCGCGCGGAATATGCAAGAGCGAAGGCAGAGCGATGA
- a CDS encoding SDR family oxidoreductase, which produces MTKHLLILGAGFSGRAIGDVFRQAGLTVSGTTRSEDKAGALRRRGIEPIVYDGGTISGALAADMARTTHLVQSIAPGRDGDPLFRAGMPAIPALMPRLEWAGYLSTVGVYGDHKGGWVDEETVLNPVSARSVERVEAEGCWLGLGKASGVPVAVLRLAGIYGPGRNALRNMEEGTARRLIKKDQVFNRIRVEDIGRSALFLAERHLGGVWNITDDEPGPPQDVVGEAARLMGLPCPPDIPFETAELSPMARSFYGENKRVSNAKLKAAGFEFRFPNYRLSLAELHGSGRWKG; this is translated from the coding sequence ATGACGAAGCACCTCCTGATCCTCGGCGCCGGCTTTTCCGGCAGGGCCATCGGCGATGTTTTCAGGCAGGCCGGTTTGACGGTCTCCGGCACGACGCGTTCCGAGGACAAGGCGGGGGCGCTGCGCCGGCGCGGCATCGAACCGATCGTCTATGACGGCGGCACCATTTCAGGAGCGCTCGCCGCAGACATGGCGCGCACCACCCATCTCGTGCAGTCCATCGCACCCGGCCGGGACGGCGACCCGCTGTTCCGCGCCGGGATGCCCGCCATCCCGGCGCTCATGCCGCGGCTCGAATGGGCCGGCTATCTCTCCACCGTCGGGGTCTATGGCGACCACAAGGGCGGCTGGGTGGACGAGGAAACGGTGCTGAACCCTGTTTCGGCCCGCTCCGTCGAGCGGGTGGAGGCGGAGGGCTGCTGGCTCGGCCTTGGAAAGGCCTCCGGCGTGCCCGTGGCCGTGCTGCGCCTCGCGGGCATCTACGGGCCGGGACGCAACGCGCTGCGCAACATGGAGGAAGGTACCGCCCGCCGCCTGATCAAGAAGGACCAGGTGTTCAACCGCATCCGCGTCGAGGATATCGGCCGCTCGGCCCTCTTCCTTGCCGAACGGCATCTTGGCGGCGTCTGGAACATCACCGACGACGAGCCCGGCCCGCCGCAGGACGTGGTGGGCGAGGCCGCCCGCCTGATGGGCCTGCCGTGCCCGCCCGACATTCCTTTCGAGACGGCGGAACTTTCTCCCATGGCCCGGTCTTTCTATGGCGAGAACAAGCGCGTCTCGAACGCGAAACTGAAGGCTGCGGGCTTCGAATTCCGCTTCCCGAACTACCGCCTTTCGCTGGCCGAGCTGCATGGCTCAGGCCGCTGGAAGGGCTGA
- a CDS encoding undecaprenyl-diphosphate phosphatase, which translates to MADQSIVSALVLGLIEGLTEFIPVSSTAHILLAGHFLGFKSPGNTFAVLIQLGAILAILSVYAAKLLRIAFALPSSPEARRFVVSILVAFLPAAVIGALAHDFIKTVLFETPILICVVLIVGGAILYAIDRMPLKPRYTDAMKYPPSLAFKIGLCQCLAMIPGTSRSGATIAGALLMGTDKRSAAEFSFFLAMPTMVGAFTLDLYKNRDALSSDDLLLIGVGFAAAFVAGLFVVRSLLDFVSRRGFTLFAIWRIVVGVLGLAALLIWG; encoded by the coding sequence ATGGCAGACCAGTCCATCGTCAGCGCCCTCGTCCTCGGCCTCATCGAGGGCCTGACCGAGTTCATCCCGGTGTCCTCCACCGCCCATATCCTGCTGGCCGGGCATTTCCTCGGCTTCAAGTCGCCGGGCAACACCTTCGCGGTGCTGATCCAGCTCGGCGCCATCCTGGCTATCCTCTCCGTCTATGCGGCCAAGCTGCTGCGCATCGCCTTCGCGCTGCCGTCGAGCCCGGAGGCGCGCCGCTTCGTCGTCAGCATCCTCGTCGCCTTCCTGCCCGCCGCTGTCATCGGCGCGCTGGCGCACGATTTCATCAAGACGGTGCTCTTCGAGACGCCGATTCTGATCTGCGTCGTGCTGATCGTCGGCGGCGCCATCCTCTACGCGATCGACCGCATGCCGCTGAAGCCGCGCTATACCGACGCGATGAAGTATCCGCCCTCGCTCGCCTTCAAGATCGGCCTCTGCCAGTGCCTCGCCATGATCCCCGGCACGTCCCGCTCGGGCGCGACCATCGCCGGCGCGCTTCTGATGGGCACCGACAAGCGCTCGGCGGCGGAATTCTCGTTCTTTCTCGCCATGCCGACCATGGTCGGCGCCTTCACGCTCGATCTCTACAAGAACCGCGACGCGCTGTCGTCCGACGACCTGCTGCTGATCGGCGTCGGCTTTGCCGCCGCCTTCGTGGCCGGCCTCTTCGTCGTGCGCTCGCTGCTCGACTTCGTCTCGCGCCGCGGCTTCACGCTGTTCGCGATCTGGCGGATCGTCGTCGGCGTGCTGGGCCTTGCGGCGCTTCTGATCTGGGGTTGA
- a CDS encoding DUF1330 domain-containing protein → MPKGYWIAQVDVRDPERYKDYVAAARPAFEKYGANFIARGGAFAQLEGRVRARNVIIEFPSLQAAVDCYNSPEYQIAAAIRQEVADAEMVVVEGL, encoded by the coding sequence ATGCCCAAGGGTTACTGGATTGCACAGGTCGATGTGCGCGATCCCGAGCGCTACAAGGACTATGTGGCCGCCGCCAGGCCCGCCTTCGAGAAATACGGCGCGAACTTCATCGCCCGCGGCGGTGCCTTCGCGCAGCTGGAAGGCCGCGTGCGCGCCCGCAACGTGATCATCGAGTTCCCCTCGTTGCAGGCCGCCGTCGACTGTTACAACTCGCCGGAATACCAGATCGCCGCCGCCATCCGCCAGGAAGTCGCGGACGCGGAAATGGTGGTCGTCGAGGGTCTTTGA
- a CDS encoding glutathione S-transferase family protein, with protein sequence MPTLYHHPMSSASRFVRLILAEYGFQTELAEEQPWENRRDFLALNPAGTLPVYVDDSMRALCGASVISEYLDETHGVLKRDRRLLAEDPFQRAEIRRLTEWFLQKMEQDVTRPLVRERIFKLQMTSDQGGGPPDSKILRNSRANIRQHMKYLSWLAGSRTYLAGDRLSYADLAAAAAVSVLDYMGEINWTDAPQAKDWYQRLKSRPSFRPLLAERVRGVTPVSHYADLDF encoded by the coding sequence ATGCCCACACTCTATCATCACCCGATGTCCTCTGCTTCCCGCTTCGTCCGGCTGATTCTCGCGGAATACGGGTTCCAGACGGAGCTTGCCGAGGAGCAGCCCTGGGAGAACCGGCGCGATTTCCTGGCGCTCAACCCGGCCGGCACGTTGCCCGTCTATGTCGACGACAGCATGCGGGCGCTCTGCGGCGCGAGCGTGATCTCGGAATATCTCGACGAGACGCACGGCGTCCTCAAGCGCGACCGGCGGCTGCTCGCCGAGGATCCGTTCCAGCGCGCCGAGATCCGCCGCCTTACCGAATGGTTCCTGCAGAAGATGGAGCAGGACGTCACGCGGCCGCTGGTGCGCGAGCGCATCTTCAAGCTGCAGATGACCTCCGACCAGGGCGGCGGGCCGCCGGACAGCAAGATCCTGCGCAATTCGCGCGCCAATATCCGCCAGCACATGAAGTATCTCTCCTGGCTGGCCGGCTCGCGCACCTATCTTGCCGGCGACCGGCTCAGCTATGCCGACCTTGCCGCCGCCGCCGCCGTCTCCGTCCTCGATTATATGGGCGAGATCAACTGGACGGACGCGCCGCAGGCCAAGGACTGGTACCAGCGGCTGAAATCCCGTCCCTCCTTCCGCCCGCTGCTCGCCGAGCGCGTGCGCGGCGTGACCCCGGTCTCGCATTACGCGGACCTCGACTTCTGA